CTTTGGGGGTGTGAGCCTGCTCTGAAACCGGCGTACCGGTATGGTCGGCAGTGATGACGAATAATGTCCGCCTGTAAAAATCTTCCTTCTCCAAACGTTTGAACAGCTCCCGCAATGCGATATCTGTATAGCTGATCACTGTTTGTAACGGGTGATCACCGGCGATCACACGATCCTGGTAGTCGTCAGGGACCCGGTAAGGATGATGGGATGAGACGGAGAAAAGGGTTGTGAAGAACGGTTCGGGAAAATGACTGATCTCGGAAGAGAAGTAAGCAAAATACCGGTGGTCGAATATCCCCCATGTGCCATCGTAGCCTTCTTCTCCATGAATGTCTTCATAAGATTCACGGCCGTAGTAGTGTTTAATGCCGGCCAGTCCACAAAAATCATCGAATCCCATCGTTCCTTTATCCACCCCATGAAAAAAAGAAGTGTGATACCCTTCGGATGCAAGTAGGGCCGGCAGCGCATCGATCCGGTTGCCGGCATATACGGATGAGATAAACGGTTGGTCGGATAATGCTGGAATTCCGGCCAGGATGGAGGGCAGTCCTTCGATGGACTTTCTTCCATTTGCAAAGGCTTCGGGAAACCCCGTACCTTCTTTCATCAGGGAATCAAGAAAGGGAGTATAGGAAGGACCGGGACCAGCTGCTGTAAACTCCGATGAAAA
The DNA window shown above is from Flavobacteriales bacterium and carries:
- a CDS encoding LTA synthase family protein codes for the protein YVEPEMIPFALNTPFTFIKSASGTHLSKVDFMSEEEADRRISTLRQSRSNALPFRPNVVVIILESFSSEFTAAGPGPSYTPFLDSLMKEGTGFPEAFANGRKSIEGLPSILAGIPALSDQPFISSVYAGNRIDALPALLASEGYHTSFFHGVDKGTMGFDDFCGLAGIKHYYGRESYEDIHGEEGYDGTWGIFDHRYFAYFSSEISHFPEPFFTTLFSVSSHHPYRVPDDYQDRVIAGDHPLQTVISYTDIALRELFKRLEKEDFYRRTLFVITADHTGTPVSEQAHTPKGAFTVPILYFMPGQTLPTNFASITQHIDVFPSILDLTVSRKNYFCFGTSVFSADHRNGAISYTQGVYQWITKEQVIQHTLESMTQKGQEQNAVRDENLLDLEAFIQQYNNHLINNTMTYRKNSNSIQQQHTGGAVR